The Fusarium poae strain DAOMC 252244 chromosome 2, whole genome shotgun sequence nucleotide sequence aagagacgaaacgaAATTATTAGACTACTTTATGGTCCTTAGACCATATCTTTAGGCTACTTATCTTTGTACCCCAAAACCTAACTCCTGCGAGTCAAAGttctcaacaacaccacaCAAATCAACGTATCCAACACTATTACGATATACCAAATTAAACTTTTCTTATCACCTAATCAAGGCTGCTGAAGCTTTCTCTTCTGCTGAGCCCTAACATAAGGTTGCTTGCGAGGTATAAAATTCTTTGTCTGCTGCTGGTTTCCCACTTCTCctttcatcatcaccaacgccCCCCAACTCGCACAGCAGTAAGTGACTTTCACCGCAACCTTTTGCCGAGTTATCAAAGGTCCGACAAGTGGCAACAGTCTTCGACATGATTGATCCTCGAGCATCTCATCACGTCGTGAGTCGTTGGAAACTCGACCTGGCCGCCCGATGGTACACGATCCAGTCTGAAACACTACACATTCCCGATCGATTCGGTTTTCTCACCAAGGGGACACCTCCGAGCGAGGTTTTTGAAGTTGAAAGAGTTATCAGGCTGTCGCTTTGTCAATTTTgcttcctcatcctcctctcaCTGGTCTTCACTCGCTTACCACAGATCGGGATATCTCGAACTTTGCAGGCCTCGGGGTTCATATTGGGAGTGCAGTTCCTAGTATTTGGTCTCTTTTGGGCGCTTCAGTATTTGCCTCCTCGCGCCAGTTCTATAAACTGGGGGACATGGGAGTACAGCGATGATACAGCTCACATCAATTACTTGAAGGAAGTGTTCGGGAGCTATTGCAATGGGTGGGACTCCGAATTGTTTTTCGACTTGCTACCTGCTTTGCTCAGTTGTTGTGTCGGCTGGTTTTGGGTCGATAGGTACTGGGTGTGGCTGAAGGTGGTGGCCATCGTGGATGAGGCAAGGAAGCTGTTGTGTGGTCATTGGTGAAAGGAAGCGAAAAGGGTCCCAGTCACAAGAAATTTATTATCCATTTAATAAACGCATGTCACTTCAATTTCGCATGGCAAGGGTATCATTATCATGAACTGTGTAGTCTACTTCAATTCTGTCCATCAACCTCTGGCAGCCTCTCTTCTCGACTCTGCCACTAGCTTTCGCCTCTTATTCCGTTCGTCCTGCTCAGCCATCACCTTTGCCGTCAGCGACGCAGCGAAAGAATTGTTGATACCACTTATCCTGgcatcctccttcttctttgcaaCATTGGACGCCTTATCCTCTTCATTCACGTCGTCgcccttgcgcttcttcttcttttccgactTGTCCTTCTTTAAAGTATGTGTCAATCCCTGACTCTTGAGGTTCTCAACTCTCTTCTCCAAtctctcaacttcttcttttgTATGCGCGATAAGCGTGATGACGTTGTCTTGTTCAAACTCAGTGCCGCATTCGGGACAACTCTTTTCCTGAATCTCCTTGATCGCTATATCCGCAAAGACATGTCCGCAAGGTACCAGATAGACAGACTTGACGGAAGTACCCAGCTCCTTCATGGAGATGGGGCACACCAACTTGTCGCCTTCCTTGGAAACCTTGAGCTTTACCACGTCGCGCAATGACTTGACACCCAGGCTCGCGGGTGTGATGTCGACGGGTTCGTCAGATGGCATAAGACCATTTAGGATCGCTTCGTAGTTGTATAGGCGCCCGCGCCAGTCGGAGACAAGAGTATCGATATCGAGAGGTTCGCCGCTGAGGGCGCAATGGGACCAAGCATGAGCGAGAGCTTCAAGGGTGGTCGCTTTCAGTTCGGAAGTGGTGGGAGCGCGCGCCGCATTCTTGACAAGCTCGTGACGCTTGGGGATGGAGCCGCCGTCGTTACCCATGATTGTCGATCGCGATGGGGTCGGTCAAGTTAACTTGACAAAGGTGATTGGGCAACAGTGAAGAGGTGGTATGTTCGGTAGTAATGTCGGTGCAGTGATTCAGGAACCACAGCGACTATTATTGGCAGGTCGGAGTGTTGGAGGATGATAAAATGATCGAAGGTAGATAAAGTTAGGAATTGCTACTGAGTAGAAGCGATTCCTAAGTCAGATGAAAGatgcttatcgata carries:
- a CDS encoding hypothetical protein (BUSCO:48835at5125), coding for MGNDGGSIPKRHELVKNAARAPTTSELKATTLEALAHAWSHCALSGEPLDIDTLVSDWRGRLYNYEAILNGLMPSDEPVDITPASLGVKSLRDVVKLKVSKEGDKLVCPISMKELGTSVKSVYLVPCGHVFADIAIKEIQEKSCPECGTEFEQDNVITLIAHTKEEVERLEKRVENLKSQGLTHTLKKDKSEKKKKRKGDDVNEEDKASNVAKKKEDARISGINNSFAASLTAKVMAEQDERNKRRKLVAESRREAARG
- a CDS encoding hypothetical protein (TransMembrane:3 (o54-72i84-104o146-164i)) — protein: MIDPRASHHVVSRWKLDLAARWYTIQSETLHIPDRFGFLTKGTPPSEVFEVERVIRLSLCQFCFLILLSLVFTRLPQIGISRTLQASGFILGVQFLVFGLFWALQYLPPRASSINWGTWEYSDDTAHINYLKEVFGSYCNGWDSELFFDLLPALLSCCVGWFWVDRYWVWLKVVAIVDEARKLLCGHW